In Candidatus Sericytochromatia bacterium, a genomic segment contains:
- a CDS encoding MFS transporter: protein MAIAETPVPPPAPPRGLTLRWVVLALVFLAGTLNYIDRQVLALIKPVLSQEFGWNDQDFGHLASVFQFSAALTFLYIGWLLDRFGLHRGYPLGVGVWSLACAAHGLAVHMWHFMMARVVLAAGEAVQTPASMKAIAEWFPAAQRSLAVGIINTSPNIGAIIAPLLVPAVVLAWGWRTAFIVTGALGLVWLLGWFALPRPRQREALPTPSETPASEADAPLSVRALLAQRSSWALLIGKALTDMVWWFLLFWAPDFMHRQFHLSIKTAGAPLAAIYGLAAVGALTGGLLPTFLMARGVSLNVARKGSMLLYALIITPLPLVLQVSDPWLAVLFIGGALFAHQGFSTNLFTVAVDAFPGKGVGTVVSIGAFCGNISGMAMLELTGWVLTHHNTYMPMFAISASVYLIALAVLHGLVPRLRRLPGRA from the coding sequence GTGGCGATCGCCGAAACGCCCGTCCCGCCCCCCGCCCCCCCCAGAGGCCTGACATTGCGCTGGGTCGTGCTGGCGCTGGTCTTCCTGGCGGGCACCTTGAACTACATCGATCGCCAGGTGCTGGCCCTGATCAAACCGGTCCTGTCTCAGGAGTTCGGCTGGAACGATCAGGACTTCGGACACCTGGCCTCGGTGTTTCAGTTCTCGGCCGCCTTGACCTTCCTGTACATCGGCTGGCTGCTCGATCGCTTCGGGCTGCACCGCGGTTATCCGCTGGGCGTCGGGGTGTGGAGCCTGGCCTGTGCCGCGCACGGGCTGGCCGTCCACATGTGGCACTTCATGATGGCGCGCGTCGTGCTGGCGGCGGGTGAGGCCGTGCAGACGCCGGCCTCGATGAAGGCGATCGCCGAATGGTTCCCGGCCGCACAGCGCTCCCTCGCGGTGGGCATCATCAACACCTCGCCGAACATCGGGGCCATCATCGCGCCCCTGCTGGTGCCGGCCGTGGTGCTGGCCTGGGGCTGGCGCACCGCCTTCATCGTGACGGGAGCCCTCGGCCTGGTGTGGCTGCTGGGGTGGTTCGCGCTGCCCCGCCCGCGCCAGCGTGAAGCGCTCCCGACGCCAAGCGAAACGCCGGCCAGCGAAGCCGATGCGCCCCTCAGCGTGCGGGCCCTGCTCGCTCAGCGCTCGTCCTGGGCCTTGCTGATCGGCAAGGCCCTGACCGACATGGTCTGGTGGTTCCTGCTGTTCTGGGCGCCCGATTTCATGCACCGCCAGTTTCACCTGAGCATCAAAACGGCGGGGGCACCGCTGGCCGCCATTTACGGTTTGGCGGCCGTGGGCGCGCTGACGGGCGGGCTGCTGCCCACGTTCTTGATGGCCCGAGGCGTCTCCCTGAACGTCGCCCGCAAGGGCAGCATGTTGCTCTACGCCCTGATCATCACGCCCCTGCCGCTGGTCCTGCAGGTCAGCGATCCCTGGCTCGCGGTGCTCTTCATCGGCGGGGCCCTGTTCGCCCACCAGGGTTTCTCGACCAACCTGTTCACCGTCGCCGTGGACGCCTTCCCCGGCAAGGGGGTGGGCACCGTCGTGAGCATCGGCGCATTCTGCGGTAACATCAGCGGGATGGCGATGCTTGAGTTGACCGGCTGGGTACTGACCCACCACAACACCTACATGCCGATGTTTGCGATCAGCGCGAGCGTCTACCTGATCGCCTTGGCCGTCTTACACGGCCTGGTGCCGCGACTGCGACGTCTGCCCGGCCGAGCCTGA
- a CDS encoding aldo/keto reductase, producing the protein MSPTQLTPALLPLGRTSLRVSPLAWGMWRFGGQDLQASRAKIEAALEIGINFFDTADIYGPDNGEAFGASEALLGRLFAADRTLRERMVLASKGGIQIGVPYDSSAKYLEQACEASLRRLGVDHLDLYMIHRPDVLTHPSEVAAVLTRLREAGKIREAGVSNYTTAQVAALQAHLSFPLACHQPEFSPLAIQALEDGVLDQCVEREIGVMAWSPLGGGRLGDVPEEPRARRVYDALKTLADRAGVSVSAVAYAWVMAHPARPVPIVGSQSPARIREAADAYQVTLSRTDWYQVLVASRGVPLP; encoded by the coding sequence ATGAGCCCCACGCAACTCACGCCCGCCCTCCTGCCGCTTGGTCGCACCTCCCTGCGCGTCTCCCCCCTGGCCTGGGGCATGTGGCGCTTCGGTGGTCAGGACCTGCAGGCCTCGCGCGCCAAGATCGAGGCAGCGCTCGAAATCGGCATCAACTTCTTCGACACGGCTGACATTTACGGACCGGACAACGGCGAGGCCTTCGGTGCTTCCGAAGCCCTGCTGGGCCGCCTCTTCGCGGCAGACCGCACGCTACGCGAGCGCATGGTGCTGGCCTCGAAGGGCGGAATCCAGATCGGGGTGCCGTACGACTCCAGCGCCAAGTACCTGGAGCAAGCCTGCGAGGCCTCACTGCGTCGGCTGGGCGTGGACCATCTCGACCTGTACATGATTCACCGCCCCGACGTGCTGACTCACCCCAGCGAGGTGGCCGCCGTGCTGACCCGCCTGCGCGAGGCCGGCAAGATCCGCGAGGCAGGCGTCTCGAATTACACGACGGCCCAGGTGGCCGCCCTGCAGGCCCACTTGTCCTTCCCGCTGGCCTGCCACCAGCCCGAGTTCTCGCCACTGGCCATTCAGGCCCTGGAAGATGGCGTGCTGGACCAGTGCGTGGAGCGCGAGATCGGCGTGATGGCCTGGTCGCCCTTGGGTGGCGGTCGTCTGGGCGACGTGCCGGAAGAACCTCGCGCGCGGCGGGTGTACGACGCCCTCAAGACGCTGGCCGACCGCGCGGGCGTCAGCGTCTCGGCCGTGGCCTATGCCTGGGTCATGGCCCACCCCGCCCGACCCGTCCCGATCGTGGGCAGCCAATCGCCCGCGCGCATCCGCGAAGCCGCTGATGCTTACCAAGTGACGCTCTCCCGCACGGATTGGTACCAGGTGCTGGTGGCGTCCCGAGGAGTGCCCCTGCCGTGA
- a CDS encoding dihydrofolate reductase family protein has protein sequence MGRVRVFLALSLDGFIAGPQDELDWLEPSGEVEDTFGPFLAEVGALVMGRRTYDVVRSFAGPWPYGERPLIVATHRPLEPAHAGVRAMAGDIVDLVAAARTLAGERDVYLDGGQLVRQALAAGLVDELTLTVIPLLLREGISLFGGLSARQPLLLEAVKPLGAGFVQLRYACPAVSPG, from the coding sequence ATGGGTCGTGTCCGCGTCTTTCTGGCCCTCTCGCTCGATGGCTTCATCGCGGGCCCCCAGGACGAGCTTGACTGGCTGGAACCGTCCGGAGAAGTGGAAGACACTTTCGGGCCGTTTCTGGCCGAGGTAGGTGCCCTGGTGATGGGCCGCCGGACCTATGACGTCGTGCGCTCCTTCGCGGGCCCATGGCCTTATGGCGAACGGCCCTTGATCGTGGCGACCCACCGCCCTCTGGAGCCGGCTCACGCTGGGGTGCGGGCGATGGCTGGGGACATCGTGGATTTGGTGGCGGCTGCGCGTACGCTGGCCGGTGAGCGGGACGTGTATCTGGATGGCGGGCAGCTGGTACGCCAGGCGCTGGCGGCGGGGCTTGTCGATGAGCTCACGCTGACCGTGATTCCGCTTCTTCTCAGGGAGGGCATCTCCCTGTTCGGCGGCTTGTCAGCGCGCCAGCCGCTCCTGTTGGAGGCCGTGAAGCCTCTGGGAGCCGGCTTCGTGCAACTGCGCTACGCATGCCCAGCGGTATCACCTGGCTGA
- a CDS encoding DUF393 domain-containing protein, translating into MGFLRDVEKSRSPSPPEAGRDDGLHYVLYDGDCGLCDALVALMMRAPRRDRFRFVPLQNVQASPIAQELEAHIKGPWGSSVLVLCGGRWYERSDAVLAIARTLGGPLAWLGCLRFVPRAWRDVFYDWIARHRLRWFGRAPAGAACRLAPPEARALMLDQLPGEAWPEPRERH; encoded by the coding sequence ATGGGGTTTCTGAGAGACGTCGAAAAAAGCCGCTCACCTTCGCCTCCAGAGGCCGGACGCGACGATGGGTTGCATTACGTGCTGTACGATGGCGACTGTGGGCTCTGTGATGCCCTGGTGGCCTTGATGATGCGCGCGCCTCGGCGAGACCGCTTCCGGTTCGTGCCATTACAAAACGTGCAGGCCAGCCCCATCGCTCAGGAGCTGGAGGCCCACATCAAGGGCCCTTGGGGGAGCAGCGTGTTGGTCCTCTGTGGTGGGCGATGGTATGAGCGGAGCGATGCCGTGTTGGCCATCGCCCGGACCTTGGGGGGGCCTCTCGCCTGGCTCGGCTGCCTGCGGTTCGTGCCGCGGGCCTGGCGTGATGTCTTCTATGACTGGATCGCGCGGCATCGTCTGCGCTGGTTTGGCCGCGCGCCAGCGGGCGCTGCCTGTCGGCTGGCCCCGCCGGAAGCCCGCGCGCTGATGCTGGATCAGCTGCCCGGCGAGGCCTGGCCAGAACCCCGCGAGAGACATTGA
- a CDS encoding LLM class flavin-dependent oxidoreductase: MTQPTLPPCEVSWFSALCDDDYEFLGVSDPALKSSFEHCRGLVLGAEKGGFDNILLPSGYQLGVDTIAFAGGVAPLTRRIRLLTAVRCGEQWPPQLARQIATLDQMLQGRLTVNIISSDLPGETLASAPRYRRTVEVMKILKTLLNGQSLDFQGEFYQLKLDPPRLGTLSGQCPPLYFGGLSPDARDAAAQAADVYLMWPDRMEAVEGIIADMRQRAAQYGRSLKFGYRVHVVVRDTEAEARAAAARLLSKLDAATGEAIRNRSLDTASLGVAKQNELRDTADADGYAEANLWTGIGRARSGCGAAIVGDPDQVLAKLNAYRALGIEAFILSGYPHAAECDLFARHVLPRLDHAPLVLAPEAAPALASI, encoded by the coding sequence GTGACCCAACCGACCCTTCCGCCCTGCGAAGTCAGCTGGTTTTCCGCCCTCTGCGACGATGACTACGAATTTCTGGGGGTTTCGGACCCTGCCCTGAAGAGCAGCTTCGAGCATTGCCGGGGCCTCGTGCTGGGCGCAGAAAAAGGCGGCTTCGACAACATCTTGCTGCCCTCCGGCTACCAGCTGGGCGTCGACACGATCGCCTTTGCGGGCGGCGTGGCCCCGCTGACCCGGCGGATTCGCTTGCTGACCGCGGTGCGGTGCGGAGAGCAGTGGCCCCCGCAGCTGGCGCGTCAGATCGCCACGCTGGACCAGATGCTGCAAGGCCGCCTGACGGTCAACATCATCTCCAGCGACCTGCCCGGTGAAACGCTGGCATCCGCGCCCCGCTACCGCCGCACCGTCGAGGTGATGAAGATCCTCAAGACGCTGCTGAACGGCCAGTCGCTGGACTTCCAGGGTGAGTTCTACCAGCTCAAGCTCGACCCGCCCCGCCTTGGTACGCTCAGCGGCCAGTGCCCCCCGCTGTATTTCGGTGGCCTCTCGCCGGATGCCCGCGACGCCGCCGCCCAGGCGGCCGATGTGTACCTGATGTGGCCCGACCGGATGGAAGCCGTGGAGGGCATCATTGCCGACATGCGGCAGCGGGCGGCGCAGTACGGGCGTAGCCTCAAGTTCGGCTACCGCGTCCACGTGGTGGTTCGCGACACCGAGGCCGAGGCCCGGGCGGCTGCCGCGCGCCTGCTCTCCAAGCTGGATGCCGCCACCGGCGAAGCGATTCGCAACCGCTCGCTCGACACGGCCTCGCTGGGGGTCGCCAAGCAGAACGAATTGCGCGACACAGCCGATGCTGACGGCTATGCCGAGGCCAACCTGTGGACCGGCATCGGACGGGCCCGCAGCGGCTGCGGGGCGGCCATCGTGGGCGACCCCGACCAGGTGCTGGCCAAGCTGAACGCCTACCGGGCGCTCGGCATCGAGGCCTTCATCCTGAGCGGCTATCCGCACGCGGCGGAATGCGACTTGTTCGCCCGGCACGTGTTGCCGCGCCTGGACCATGCCCCGCTGGTGCTCGCGCCTGAGGCCGCCCCCGCCCTGGCGAGCATCTAG